In Kordiimonas pumila, a single genomic region encodes these proteins:
- the paaI gene encoding hydroxyphenylacetyl-CoA thioesterase PaaI, protein MTAHSDATPSTTAARNADIFQKKITFEKKMGITLCKIAPTEATLKMTVTDDVLNFFGSAHGGAIYTLADAAFAYACNTEEYVTVGASCTMDYLLPAYSGDDLTATASLYAKNGRQEIYHIKITNQNNELIAIFTGKSAKTKTLIIDS, encoded by the coding sequence ATGACAGCACATAGTGATGCTACCCCATCAACCACCGCAGCCCGTAATGCAGATATTTTCCAGAAGAAAATCACCTTTGAAAAAAAGATGGGCATCACCTTGTGCAAAATTGCCCCCACTGAAGCTACTTTGAAGATGACGGTAACAGACGATGTACTAAACTTTTTTGGCAGTGCTCACGGCGGGGCAATTTATACACTTGCTGACGCGGCTTTTGCCTATGCATGCAACACGGAAGAGTATGTAACTGTTGGGGCTAGCTGTACGATGGATTACCTACTACCTGCCTATTCTGGTGACGACCTAACAGCAACAGCAAGCCTTTACGCAAAAAATGGCAGGCAGGAAATTTATCATATTAAAATAACCAACCAAAACAATGAGCTAATTGCTATTTTTACAGGAAAATCAGCAAAAACTAAAACATTGATAATCGATAGTTAA
- the erpA gene encoding iron-sulfur cluster insertion protein ErpA produces MTDKSTPVTLSETAAARVAKLIAQQGNPELKLRLTVSGGGCSGFQYGFDFDENQKPDDIVVTKSGVTMLVDSMSLLYLTGSEVDYVEDLVGASFQVVNPNATASCGCGTSFSI; encoded by the coding sequence ATGACAGATAAATCAACACCAGTCACCTTAAGTGAAACAGCCGCCGCAAGGGTTGCAAAGCTCATTGCCCAACAAGGCAATCCTGAGCTTAAACTACGTCTTACGGTCTCTGGCGGCGGTTGCAGCGGTTTCCAGTATGGTTTTGACTTTGATGAAAACCAAAAGCCCGACGACATTGTGGTAACAAAAAGCGGTGTAACCATGCTGGTTGATAGCATGTCTCTGCTGTACCTTACCGGTTCTGAAGTTGATTATGTTGAAGATCTTGTTGGGGCCTCGTTTCAGGTGGTGAACCCTAATGCCACAGCATCATGCGGATGCGGTACATCATTCTCCATTTAA
- a CDS encoding alpha-hydroxy acid oxidase, translated as MGLVNCNNISDLRKLAHKKLPAPMFHYIDGGSDDEWTLGRSTDAFSDYELLPSYLKNIENIDLRTKILGTTLDLPFFLAPTGMSRLFHHEKELGACKAADKFGTLYSLSTLATTSLEEVAASTAGPKMFQIYILKDRGLTREFVTRCKEAGYQALCLTVDTMLSGNRERDRVNGMTMPPKFTLKSMMSYITHPVWAMNTLLHPDFKLANVAHRVDAIGKSTMGLMSYVNSQFDRTVTWDDAAWLVKEWGGPFVIKGLQTPADAKRAVEIGASAIMISNHGGRQLDTTPAPVDCIRPIRDEVGNALELIVDGGIRRGTHVVKALALGANACSIGRPYLYGLASGGQKGVEHAIDLLAKEVERDMALLGCTDIASLTESYIQQRR; from the coding sequence ATGGGGCTGGTAAACTGTAATAACATAAGTGACTTAAGAAAATTAGCACACAAGAAACTCCCAGCACCTATGTTTCATTATATTGATGGTGGTTCCGATGATGAATGGACACTAGGCCGAAGTACAGACGCCTTTTCTGATTATGAACTCCTCCCCTCTTACCTTAAAAATATTGAAAATATCGATTTAAGAACCAAGATACTAGGCACCACGCTTGATTTGCCGTTTTTTCTGGCACCCACAGGTATGTCGCGGTTATTTCATCACGAGAAAGAGCTTGGGGCCTGCAAAGCAGCAGACAAGTTTGGCACCCTCTACAGCCTTTCAACACTGGCAACAACAAGCTTGGAAGAAGTTGCAGCATCCACCGCTGGGCCAAAAATGTTTCAAATATACATTCTTAAAGATAGAGGCCTTACGCGCGAATTTGTTACGCGCTGCAAAGAGGCAGGCTATCAGGCCCTTTGCTTGACTGTGGATACAATGCTTTCAGGCAACCGCGAGCGTGACCGGGTGAACGGTATGACCATGCCGCCTAAATTTACCCTAAAAAGCATGATGAGCTATATAACCCACCCAGTATGGGCAATGAACACGCTTTTGCACCCTGATTTCAAGCTTGCAAATGTTGCCCACCGCGTTGATGCCATTGGTAAAAGCACAATGGGCCTTATGTCATACGTAAACAGCCAGTTTGACCGCACGGTCACATGGGATGATGCTGCATGGCTTGTTAAAGAATGGGGCGGCCCCTTTGTGATTAAAGGACTTCAAACACCGGCGGATGCAAAAAGAGCCGTTGAGATTGGTGCTTCCGCCATCATGATATCAAATCACGGCGGCAGACAGCTTGACACAACACCAGCCCCTGTCGATTGCATACGCCCTATCAGGGATGAAGTTGGTAATGCGCTAGAGTTGATTGTCGACGGCGGCATCCGTCGGGGCACCCATGTTGTTAAGGCGCTTGCCTTAGGGGCAAATGCCTGTTCGATTGGGCGGCCGTATCTATACGGTCTCGCCTCTGGTGGGCAGAAGGGTGTGGAGCATGCCATAGACTTACTTGCCAAAGAAGTCGAGCGGGATATGGCCCTGCTGGGATGCACGGACATAGCCTCCTTAACAGAAAGCTATATCCAGCAGCGCCGATGA
- the xth gene encoding exodeoxyribonuclease III yields the protein MKIATFNINGVKARLPRVLEWLDEFSPDVACLQEIKSVDENFPRLEFEDKGWHVETHGQKGFNGVAFISKEPMTDILRGLPAVDGSVDTEDDHARYIEGTVAGVRIASIYLPNGNPQPGPKFDFKLAWMERLIAHAERLLSAEMPVVLAGDYNVIPHDEDCHNPAAWVGDALTQPESRARFRTLKNLGYLDAIRQIKPTGAAYTYWDFQRGAWQKDHGIRIDHLLLSPQAADMLKNADVDRIPRAKEKPSDHTPVWIELETS from the coding sequence ATGAAAATTGCGACCTTTAACATTAACGGTGTGAAAGCGCGCCTGCCCCGCGTTCTTGAATGGCTTGACGAATTTTCACCGGACGTTGCATGTTTGCAGGAAATTAAAAGTGTTGACGAAAATTTCCCGCGCCTCGAATTTGAAGACAAAGGCTGGCATGTGGAAACCCACGGCCAAAAGGGCTTTAACGGTGTTGCCTTTATATCCAAAGAACCCATGACCGATATTCTGCGCGGCTTACCCGCCGTGGATGGCAGCGTGGATACAGAAGACGACCATGCCCGCTATATTGAGGGTACGGTAGCTGGTGTTCGTATTGCATCCATCTACCTGCCAAACGGCAATCCCCAGCCCGGCCCAAAGTTTGATTTTAAACTGGCGTGGATGGAGCGGTTGATTGCCCATGCTGAGCGCTTACTCAGTGCCGAAATGCCGGTAGTGCTAGCCGGTGACTATAATGTTATCCCACACGATGAAGATTGCCATAACCCAGCAGCATGGGTGGGGGATGCTCTAACCCAGCCAGAAAGCCGTGCGCGTTTTCGCACCCTTAAAAACCTTGGGTACCTTGATGCTATCCGGCAAATCAAGCCTACCGGTGCCGCCTATACATATTGGGATTTTCAGCGCGGCGCATGGCAAAAAGACCACGGCATCAGGATTGACCATCTGCTGCTATCACCGCAGGCCGCTGATATGCTGAAAAACGCAGATGTTGACCGCATACCAAGGGCTAAGGAAAAACCAAGCGACCACACGCCTGTCTGGATTGAATTGGAAACCTCTTAA
- the panD gene encoding aspartate 1-decarboxylase, with translation MSKPVLDTALREFMYGKLHRVTVTGAELNYVGSITVDPELLRVSGILPNTAVDVVNITNGERITTYVIEGTEKSGVICLNGAAAHQFNKGDMAIIMGYESVPANQLPGRISRAVHVDAGNQIVSVDEYVTPSLETLGQPENNRENTPYAVVDA, from the coding sequence ATGAGTAAGCCTGTATTAGATACTGCCCTGCGCGAGTTTATGTATGGTAAGTTGCACCGCGTTACAGTGACGGGTGCAGAACTTAATTATGTTGGTTCCATAACCGTAGACCCAGAGCTGCTAAGGGTCTCTGGTATTTTACCAAACACTGCTGTTGATGTTGTAAATATTACAAACGGCGAGCGCATAACCACCTATGTCATTGAGGGCACAGAAAAGTCTGGAGTTATTTGCTTGAACGGTGCAGCGGCGCACCAGTTTAACAAAGGCGATATGGCAATTATCATGGGCTATGAGAGCGTGCCTGCAAACCAGTTACCCGGGCGGATTTCCCGGGCTGTCCATGTGGATGCCGGGAACCAAATTGTGTCTGTTGATGAGTATGTAACACCGTCGCTGGAAACATTAGGCCAGCCAGAAAATAACCGCGAAAATACGCCGTACGCAGTAGTTGACGCGTAA
- a CDS encoding DUF1579 family protein, protein MLSIKTGIAGFLLIATSLPIRAQTVTPNQMFGTTPYESPSCNTPDYHELDFMHGRWALKILKDGKWVPGGYADYKPALGGCISFEYVSFENWGDFYKTLSGRNGFAGFAINTFDKEAMNWRQVWVDDLGTVITTFRGRKFGDGMRFVGHAPNDNGTELQKFEYIITGEDIRELTYDMSTDGGKNWTQIARIQMIRQADKPLVPK, encoded by the coding sequence ATGCTATCTATTAAAACCGGTATTGCAGGATTTTTACTAATAGCAACAAGTTTACCCATCAGAGCACAAACAGTTACACCAAACCAAATGTTTGGCACGACACCATATGAAAGCCCAAGCTGTAATACACCTGATTACCACGAGCTTGATTTTATGCATGGTAGGTGGGCCTTGAAAATCCTGAAAGATGGTAAATGGGTGCCAGGTGGTTACGCTGATTATAAACCAGCCCTTGGGGGGTGCATTTCTTTTGAATATGTCTCTTTTGAGAACTGGGGTGATTTTTACAAAACTCTATCTGGCCGAAATGGATTTGCCGGTTTTGCAATTAATACCTTTGATAAAGAGGCCATGAATTGGCGGCAGGTATGGGTTGATGATCTTGGTACGGTTATTACCACTTTCCGAGGGCGAAAGTTTGGTGACGGCATGCGGTTTGTTGGTCATGCACCAAATGATAATGGTACGGAGCTTCAGAAGTTTGAGTATATCATAACAGGTGAAGATATCCGCGAACTTACATATGATATGTCCACAGATGGTGGCAAGAACTGGACACAGATTGCGCGTATCCAAATGATCCGCCAAGCGGATAAACCTCTGGTTCCCAAGTAA
- the argS gene encoding arginine--tRNA ligase: MNVFTHFRAVVDEQLQELVDAGSLPQGLVMTGIAVEPPRDASHGDMATNAALVLAKAARMKPRDIADMLAPRLEQNEYVTAVDVAGPGFINMRLSVSFWQSQVAAILREGKAYGDSTVGAGIPVNVEYVSANPTGPMHVGHVRGAVFGDALANLLSKAGHKVTKEYYINDAGSQIDTLARSAHLRYREAFGEDIGEIPEGLYPGDYLVPLGHALKEKYGEKYLNKDESEWLLLFKEEASNAMMDMIRDDLKLLGVEHDEFFSERTLHESNRIADAVDVLRQQGHIYEGVLEPPKGKLPDDWEPREQTLFRATDFGDDVDRALQKSSGDYTYFGADIAYHYDKYVRGYKTMIDVWGADHGGYVKRMQSAVKALASDADLDVKLCQLVRLFRNGEPFKMSKRAGNFITLREVVEEVGSDVTRFIMLTRKNDAPLDFDFAKVMEQSKDNPVFYVQYAHARVCSVLAKAVEAFPNLDTSDGSLLNADLSLLSHPSEVTMIQVCAQWPRMVESAAEAHEPHRIAFFLYDLASEFHTFWNKGNDDQSLRFIIEGDEATTKARLALIRSVALVIASGLEVLGVTPLKEMR; this comes from the coding sequence ATGAATGTTTTTACCCATTTTCGGGCAGTTGTAGATGAACAGCTGCAAGAGCTTGTTGATGCAGGGTCTCTTCCCCAAGGGTTAGTGATGACCGGTATCGCTGTTGAGCCGCCGCGCGACGCGTCGCACGGAGACATGGCAACAAATGCCGCGCTTGTGCTTGCGAAAGCTGCGCGTATGAAGCCACGTGATATCGCTGACATGTTAGCGCCGCGCCTTGAACAAAACGAATATGTTACGGCTGTTGATGTGGCTGGCCCCGGCTTTATTAATATGCGCCTTTCAGTTTCTTTCTGGCAAAGTCAGGTTGCGGCTATTCTGCGTGAAGGCAAGGCTTACGGCGACAGCACTGTGGGCGCGGGAATTCCCGTAAATGTGGAATATGTTTCGGCTAACCCCACAGGCCCCATGCATGTTGGACATGTGCGGGGCGCGGTATTCGGGGATGCGTTGGCTAACCTTTTGTCGAAGGCAGGGCATAAGGTAACGAAAGAATATTATATTAATGATGCAGGCAGCCAGATTGATACGCTCGCCCGGTCAGCCCACCTTCGGTACCGTGAAGCTTTTGGGGAAGATATTGGTGAAATACCCGAAGGTCTTTACCCTGGTGACTATCTTGTGCCGCTTGGCCATGCGCTTAAAGAAAAATACGGCGAAAAATACCTGAACAAGGACGAGAGCGAATGGCTGCTTCTTTTTAAGGAAGAAGCGTCTAATGCCATGATGGATATGATCCGTGATGACTTGAAGCTTTTAGGGGTTGAGCATGACGAGTTCTTTTCGGAACGGACATTGCACGAATCAAACCGTATTGCTGATGCTGTGGATGTGCTGAGACAGCAGGGCCATATTTATGAAGGTGTTCTCGAACCCCCAAAAGGCAAATTGCCTGATGACTGGGAGCCCCGTGAACAAACCCTGTTTAGAGCTACAGATTTTGGCGATGATGTGGATAGGGCACTACAAAAATCATCGGGTGATTACACCTATTTTGGCGCTGACATAGCCTATCACTACGATAAATATGTGCGTGGCTATAAAACCATGATTGATGTGTGGGGTGCTGACCACGGCGGGTATGTTAAACGCATGCAGTCTGCCGTGAAAGCGCTGGCGTCTGATGCCGACCTCGACGTTAAACTATGCCAGCTTGTGCGGCTTTTTAGAAACGGCGAACCGTTTAAAATGTCGAAGCGCGCGGGTAATTTTATTACGCTGCGTGAGGTTGTGGAAGAAGTGGGCAGCGATGTGACCCGCTTTATCATGCTGACCCGCAAGAATGATGCGCCACTGGATTTCGATTTTGCAAAAGTTATGGAGCAATCGAAAGATAACCCTGTATTCTATGTACAGTATGCGCATGCAAGGGTTTGCTCGGTTTTGGCGAAAGCTGTGGAAGCTTTTCCTAATCTTGATACGAGTGATGGTTCGTTATTAAATGCTGATCTTTCCTTATTGTCACATCCAAGCGAAGTGACCATGATACAGGTATGTGCACAGTGGCCGCGTATGGTTGAAAGTGCGGCAGAGGCCCATGAACCTCACCGGATTGCGTTTTTTCTCTATGATCTTGCATCAGAGTTTCATACGTTTTGGAACAAAGGCAATGATGACCAGTCACTTCGGTTTATAATAGAGGGCGATGAAGCCACAACAAAAGCACGGCTTGCGCTTATTAGGAGTGTTGCGCTAGTAATTGCAAGTGGCCTAGAGGTGTTAGGCGTTACACCACTAAAGGAAATGCGCTGA
- a CDS encoding SPOR domain-containing protein, with the protein MNERDDHTGITGGKDIPPWLQPVPEEEPNVTFWQARKTVIISASAAVVLLVLFVSVLVFLYDGSGAEPPRHVVAPSEPLREKPDDPGGLQVEYQDKEVFSRIDGTEDHSQVTLGPQAEEPVELPEEPEETASASQDTSPTTDEVVNSVLADMKQSAPTTAEKPEKSITVADEPKAAAPKPKPAASKPTYRIQLGAYGSEETAEKAWRAIKNKFSAQLNDKAPSYEKVSSGDRTLYRLRVGPIENRAAADQVCLSLRAGEQACIVVNP; encoded by the coding sequence ATGAACGAGAGAGATGATCATACTGGCATAACGGGTGGTAAAGATATTCCACCGTGGCTGCAACCTGTACCAGAGGAAGAGCCTAACGTAACTTTTTGGCAAGCCAGAAAGACTGTGATCATTTCGGCTTCAGCGGCAGTGGTGCTGCTGGTTCTGTTTGTTTCTGTACTGGTGTTTCTTTATGACGGTTCAGGTGCTGAACCACCGCGCCATGTTGTTGCACCGTCTGAGCCACTTCGTGAAAAGCCTGATGACCCGGGTGGATTACAGGTTGAATATCAGGATAAAGAGGTTTTTAGCCGGATTGATGGCACAGAAGACCATAGTCAGGTTACGCTTGGGCCACAAGCGGAAGAACCCGTTGAGTTACCGGAAGAACCAGAGGAAACAGCGTCTGCTTCACAGGATACATCGCCTACAACAGACGAAGTTGTAAACTCTGTTTTAGCTGATATGAAACAGTCTGCGCCCACGACGGCCGAGAAGCCTGAAAAAAGCATAACAGTTGCTGATGAGCCAAAAGCGGCAGCGCCTAAGCCAAAGCCTGCTGCAAGCAAGCCTACATACCGCATTCAGCTTGGTGCTTATGGGTCAGAGGAAACTGCTGAGAAAGCATGGCGCGCTATTAAAAACAAATTTTCTGCGCAGTTAAATGATAAAGCACCGTCATATGAAAAAGTAAGTTCAGGTGACCGGACACTATACCGCTTACGTGTAGGACCTATTGAAAATCGGGCTGCAGCAGATCAGGTCTGTTTGTCTCTCAGGGCTGGTGAGCAAGCCTGTATTGTTGTAAATCCTTAA
- a CDS encoding site-2 protease family protein: MPDFSLKLYELSIMALPFLFAVTMREALRGFVAHKLGDPTVAMSGRLSFNPLNHADPIWTGVVPIVAFVFLNLPILLGQAKPIDINPQYFKNLKRDLLLMALSGPVSLIVLSLLWAYVVRIAYAFGFTPADWLVQTGHAGIFLSCIFLVISLLPIPPLDGGKVLEYFLPDDAAEGLRTIEPYGFFVIIGLFIFVPGIIVVPSQFLYSLVLSITGL, encoded by the coding sequence GTGCCAGATTTTTCCTTAAAGCTTTACGAGCTTAGCATTATGGCTTTGCCATTTTTGTTTGCGGTTACCATGCGCGAGGCACTGCGCGGGTTTGTGGCTCATAAACTGGGCGACCCAACGGTTGCCATGTCAGGCAGGCTTTCTTTCAATCCTTTGAATCATGCAGACCCTATCTGGACAGGGGTGGTACCTATTGTTGCCTTTGTGTTTCTTAACTTGCCAATACTTTTAGGGCAGGCAAAGCCAATTGATATTAACCCGCAGTATTTTAAAAACCTGAAACGCGATTTGCTTTTAATGGCACTCTCAGGCCCCGTTAGCTTGATTGTTCTTTCGCTATTATGGGCTTATGTTGTGCGTATAGCCTATGCTTTTGGATTCACGCCGGCTGATTGGCTTGTGCAGACCGGCCATGCGGGTATCTTTTTAAGCTGCATATTTCTGGTTATCAGCTTACTCCCTATTCCACCGCTAGATGGCGGTAAGGTGCTTGAGTATTTTTTGCCAGACGATGCGGCAGAGGGCCTTCGTACAATTGAACCATATGGTTTTTTTGTCATTATTGGTTTGTTTATCTTTGTTCCCGGCATAATCGTTGTGCCGTCGCAGTTTTTGTATAGTCTGGTGTTATCAATAACCGGGCTGTAA
- a CDS encoding deoxyguanosinetriphosphate triphosphohydrolase, with amino-acid sequence MTETLVNYEDTLAPYACKPSQSRGRLHPEPETPSRSCYQRDRDRVIHSSSFRRLKHKTQVFVYHEGDHFRTRLTHSLEVSQITRSACRAMHLNEDLGEAVALAHDLGHPPFGHVGEMILNDCMKDYQGFDHNAQALRILTRLERRYASFNGLNLTWETLEGLAKHNGPVVDAEIDYKKPPAELPFALRDYLPENDLMLHTYASAEAQLAALADDIAYSSHDLDDGLRAGLFELDELKKIPVVAQLIDEVQLTYPSAPQDILIHELVRRMINRMVADMMVESNRRIRELNPKSVDDIRNAGAPVIAFGRNMENAIKELKGFLFDRMYRHYLVNRMASKAKRVVADLFVLYNAEPECLPTEWNERAGEPGSEETARVVADFIAGMTDRFAFREHAKLFDLSRVSL; translated from the coding sequence ATGACCGAAACGCTGGTAAACTATGAAGACACGCTTGCTCCTTATGCCTGCAAACCTTCACAGAGCCGCGGTCGCTTGCATCCAGAGCCTGAAACACCTTCTCGTAGTTGTTATCAGCGTGATAGGGACAGGGTGATTCATTCCTCTTCATTTCGGCGTCTAAAACATAAAACTCAGGTCTTTGTGTATCACGAGGGTGATCATTTCAGAACGCGCCTTACCCATTCACTTGAAGTGTCGCAGATTACACGCTCCGCATGCCGGGCCATGCACCTAAATGAAGATTTGGGTGAAGCTGTTGCACTTGCCCATGATTTAGGCCATCCACCGTTTGGTCATGTGGGGGAAATGATCTTGAATGATTGTATGAAGGATTATCAAGGCTTTGATCATAATGCTCAGGCGCTACGCATTCTAACTCGTTTGGAACGTCGTTATGCCTCTTTCAATGGCCTGAACCTGACATGGGAAACGTTGGAAGGTCTCGCAAAGCATAACGGCCCTGTTGTTGATGCTGAGATCGATTATAAAAAGCCGCCTGCCGAGCTTCCTTTTGCGCTGCGCGATTATTTGCCGGAAAATGACTTGATGTTGCACACATACGCAAGCGCAGAGGCCCAGCTTGCGGCGCTTGCTGACGATATCGCATATTCAAGCCATGACCTTGATGATGGCTTGCGTGCGGGCCTTTTTGAACTTGACGAGCTAAAGAAGATACCTGTGGTGGCGCAGCTGATTGACGAAGTGCAGTTAACATATCCATCTGCGCCGCAGGATATACTGATTCACGAGTTGGTACGCCGTATGATCAACCGCATGGTTGCTGATATGATGGTGGAAAGTAACCGCCGTATTCGCGAGCTTAACCCAAAGTCTGTTGACGATATCCGGAACGCTGGTGCCCCGGTAATTGCATTTGGGCGTAATATGGAGAATGCAATCAAGGAACTGAAAGGCTTTTTGTTTGATCGCATGTACCGCCATTATCTTGTGAACCGTATGGCCAGTAAGGCTAAGCGGGTGGTGGCTGATTTGTTTGTGCTCTATAATGCAGAGCCTGAATGCCTACCAACGGAATGGAATGAGCGTGCGGGAGAGCCGGGTTCAGAAGAAACGGCCCGTGTTGTTGCCGATTTCATTGCGGGCATGACAGACAGATTTGCATTCCGTGAACATGCTAAGTTGTTTGATCTATCGCGTGTTTCCCTATAG
- the nagZ gene encoding beta-N-acetylhexosaminidase, giving the protein MIPAIFGCSGPSLTEKERAFFAKVKPAGFILFARNIESREQVAALTADMKKTVGRHKVAILIDQEGGRVQRMTAPHWRKYPPMAVFGDMARHDPTLAASALRLNCRLLADDLRRVGITVNCLPLLDVRQRNADPIIGDRAFSSDPQLVASFGKITIDALQAGGILPVIKHIPGHGRATVDSHLDLPVVDTPLATLDETDFAPFRALKDAAFGMTAHIIYSDIDAEKPATLSRLVIARIIRMRIGFSGLLMTDDLSMKALKGDIGTLASDSIKAGCDLVLHCNGDMAEMRSVAENLTAGDNSVEKRLATLIRNAEHAPVPDRADLKRRYEELMSRF; this is encoded by the coding sequence ATGATACCGGCTATTTTTGGCTGTTCAGGCCCTAGTTTAACGGAAAAAGAGCGTGCGTTTTTTGCGAAAGTAAAGCCAGCAGGGTTTATCTTGTTTGCGCGTAATATTGAAAGCCGCGAACAAGTTGCTGCTTTAACGGCAGATATGAAAAAAACAGTTGGGCGGCACAAGGTTGCTATCTTGATTGATCAAGAAGGTGGCCGGGTGCAACGTATGACAGCGCCTCACTGGCGCAAATACCCGCCTATGGCTGTCTTTGGTGATATGGCTCGGCATGATCCAACGCTCGCTGCAAGTGCGCTCAGGCTTAACTGTAGGTTGCTGGCTGATGACTTAAGGCGGGTGGGCATAACAGTGAATTGTCTGCCACTGCTGGATGTGCGGCAGAGAAATGCAGACCCCATCATTGGTGACCGTGCGTTTTCCTCGGACCCGCAGTTGGTTGCTTCTTTTGGAAAAATTACAATAGATGCTCTGCAGGCTGGTGGTATTTTGCCTGTTATCAAACATATCCCCGGTCACGGCAGGGCCACAGTTGACAGCCACCTTGACCTTCCCGTTGTTGACACACCGCTTGCGACGCTTGATGAAACAGATTTTGCGCCGTTCAGGGCCCTTAAGGATGCCGCTTTCGGTATGACAGCGCATATTATATACAGTGATATTGATGCTGAAAAACCAGCGACTTTATCCAGACTTGTCATTGCCCGAATTATTCGAATGCGGATTGGTTTTTCTGGGCTTCTGATGACAGATGATTTGTCGATGAAAGCACTAAAGGGTGATATAGGGACACTTGCGAGCGATTCCATCAAGGCTGGCTGTGATCTTGTTTTGCACTGTAATGGTGATATGGCTGAAATGCGCAGTGTGGCAGAGAACTTGACAGCTGGGGATAATAGCGTTGAGAAAAGGCTTGCAACCCTCATTCGGAATGCTGAGCATGCCCCCGTACCGGACCGTGCTGACTTAAAACGCCGCTATGAAGAACTAATGTCTCGTTTCTAG
- a CDS encoding segregation and condensation protein A codes for MTEFEEDIPVKDRQRMDPDQLVLHMDGFEGPLDVLLTLARAQKVDLSQISILELVEQFLEFVTAARKLKLELAADYLVMAAWLAYLKSRLLLPKEDDDEEPSAEELAFRLQLRLQRLEAMREAGARLMARDRLGRDVFRRGRPEGLKLLKLGCYDVTFYELLKAYGDNRQRHSVTELRIERRPIYALEDAIERLSGLIGDAFTWAQLSTFLPTNLKDKRLRRSALASMFAASLELARQGQADLRQMETFGPIYLRYKNDDDTTSDKAKND; via the coding sequence ATGACAGAGTTTGAAGAAGATATACCGGTTAAAGACCGGCAGAGAATGGACCCAGACCAGCTTGTCTTGCACATGGATGGTTTTGAGGGCCCTCTTGATGTTTTGCTTACTTTGGCGCGCGCACAAAAAGTAGACCTTTCACAAATATCTATTCTCGAACTGGTAGAGCAGTTTCTGGAATTTGTAACTGCTGCCCGTAAGCTAAAGTTAGAGCTGGCTGCAGATTATCTGGTGATGGCGGCATGGCTGGCGTATCTTAAATCGCGATTGTTACTTCCAAAAGAAGATGACGATGAAGAACCTTCAGCGGAAGAACTTGCTTTTCGACTACAGTTACGGCTACAGCGACTAGAAGCTATGCGCGAAGCTGGTGCGCGGTTAATGGCTCGTGACAGGCTAGGGCGTGATGTATTCAGGCGTGGTAGGCCAGAGGGGCTGAAACTTTTAAAACTGGGCTGTTATGATGTTACTTTCTATGAGCTTTTAAAGGCTTACGGCGACAATAGGCAGCGACACTCTGTAACAGAACTGCGCATTGAACGCCGTCCGATCTATGCTCTTGAAGATGCTATAGAACGTCTTTCCGGCCTTATTGGCGATGCTTTTACATGGGCACAGTTATCTACTTTTCTGCCTACGAACCTCAAAGATAAGCGTCTGCGCAGGTCGGCGCTTGCCAGCATGTTTGCGGCAAGCCTTGAACTTGCACGCCAAGGACAGGCTGATTTAAGACAGATGGAGACATTTGGACCTATTTATCTACGTTACAAAAATGATGATGATACCACCTCGGATAAGGCTAAGAATGACTGA